A segment of the Cutaneotrichosporon cavernicola HIS019 DNA, chromosome: 6 genome:
TGGTTGAGTTTGTAGTGAGAACCGATGAGTGGTGGATTATATGGCGTCAGGTAAGGTGAGTCAACCCCCGTAAGGAGCGGCCATCTCCAAAGGAACGAGGTCGACCGTCAAAGCCAGATAAAGAGGAACCACGGAATGAAGATCGCCATGGGGAATGAGGCACGGTCCGGTCATCCATCGtcaacccaacccaaccGCCGACAAACGATTACAACACAGAAGCAAGAGCATGCTAATATTACAAGTCGCAGCTAAGATGGGAACATGTTACCATCACAGTTACGCATGCCACTGTCCGTTAGCGTATGAACAGGCCATTGTGTATGGGAGTGTGTCTCTCTGTCTTCTCGcttccctcctcgcccactTTCCCTTGTGTCGTGTTTCCCTCGTGCGTGACCCCACAGCGTTCACCATCCCGTcacttctcctcgtccgcggAAGCGCCCAACTCTCCCCACAAGTCTCTCACCCGCCCTCATGCGCTTTGCCCCATGTAAATGCGCAGAGTCCCCCGCCCAACCGCTACTCACCACTTGCACTGTCCACCATTGGGGCGTCCCACAGCTCTGGGGTTCACATACGCCTGCACGCTCGTCTTGTTCTTGTCACGTCtgccgcgccgcggcgttTCCATGACTATCTCAGACTCGTCCGGAGTCCCTTTGTACGAGATACACATTTCTTCACCAGGGCGGATGTCGAAGCGTGCAAAGATCACCAGCAGCGGGCGCTCGGGGTGTGCGTCCTGATATCAGCGCGAGTTCGCTGGACTGGAGCTCACCGTGACATACGCCTGAGAGGTAACAAGGTTTGGATTGCACGAGTGGTTAATATATCGGGTGAACTGGCATTAATTAGATTCAGGAGATCGAAACTCACATTCTGGGCACGGAAAAATGATGAAAGGGGTCAGCTCTGTCAAAATAATCGCAGAAGGTGCGATTCTGCAACACAAGTTCTTATAGCTTACCCCCAAGTGAAACGCATCGACTGATGTTAGTTGTGCTTAACCAGACCCTGGGACTCACCTGAGTATGCCGAATAGGAGAAGTCGCAGTCATTATCGTCAATGCCGACCGCCTCGGACGGGTCCGAGATTGTGCCCAACTCCATCAactccttggccttccATTTCTGCGCACGGTCCTTGACGGTCATGGCGAGCTCGTAAGCTCGTGGATCGATGTCTTCAAGGCCGTCCGGAGGGTGTGAAATGTGGTagccgtcgaggtcgaagaGGTACGTCCGGCCAACTTTCTCGTAGACACGACCGCGCACCTCCGTCTCAGCCTCAGTCACGAACTCGCCAGAGTAAATCCCGATGAAAGTGCCCCTCTTGATGAAACTTTTAGCCCGCACACCTGGGGGTTAGTAACCATCCGCGTCCAGATCCTATTAGCTCAAATTCACCCCAGCCCTTCTGCCGAGTCTTGAAGATTTCGACAACCGTATCCTTACTGCGCCCGCGCTGGATCACGCGGTTCATGCATTCGGGCGGGCAGCCGCAGTTGGGGCCGCACTCCCAGATGGGACACTCGTGGTTTTTGACAGTACCGtccctggcgtcagcttcAAATCTAAGCAGGATGAAATTACTCGTTGTATTGGAATCCATGGTAACCTTCAAGGTTGTAAAAGTACAGCTGTTGACGCTTGACGCAAAGACACGTCGTTGACAGCGGATCGCACGGCCCCTCACAGCCACAGCcctggccgagctcgggtTCTGGAACCTCTGTGCTGTACAGCATCTGATTGCTGTATTGGAATTCAAAGTTTGGCGGGACCCCGTCGATGTGGTTTACGACCTTGATGGCCGGGGCGTTCGGTTCGTCGACGGCCGTGAACATGGACATGTACATCTCAAAAACCTCGCGATGAATCGCTGGGTTCAGAAATGAGCCTTTGCTGATCAGCTTGTGGTACTGATCGATTATGTGCATGTCGAGGTGGCGGTTCACCTTCACAGCCATGCCAGCAGGTGCGAGTTCGCGCGCAGTCACAGACTCTTTTCTTTTGAATAGCCCATCGCCGTCCGACAGGCGCTGGGCGCTATCAATGAGGCGCTCCCACTCCCGGCGACTGATGCGAGCCGggacctcgagcacctcgacctcctcatcaGTAATCTCCATCGGGGCCGCGAGCCCATGCGACGGGGGTGTTAGGACCGCGTCATCAATCGGCGACGCTTCAGTGTGCGAGTCGTGCATTTTAGCGAGTCTCGAGTTATCggtggttgtggttgggGCGGTAGAAGGTGCCCGTGCTCTCGGTGAGTTTTCAAGATCTTCAGTAGCTCGCTCCGCGACAGCTGTAGAGGTAGGCTCCTCAGCCGGGCCAGTTGCGTCACCAGGGGCCACAATTTCCTCGATTTCGGCATCGTCGAAAACACTGATGACGTCCTCATCAATCTCGAAAGAGGGACCGTCGTCAATTGCGGAGTGAGGCGCGGGTGTCAGACTCCCTTCGGGAAGGGGAGGTATcaggtcctcgtcgtcgtcgatgtcgGCCATGCCAACGCTGTCACGCGGCGCATCATCGAGCACCatcgcctcggccgaggGACTCACGGCCGCGCCGGATAGGGAAGGAAACGGAGACGTCCTGGTCACCACCGTGGATAATGccggctgaggaggagacgaggCAGACTTGGGTTCGGGTGCAGAGGCTAGGGGCTGGGACATCGAGGGGCTGGCCTCGGGCGTGGCAAGTGGCTGGGAGGCGGGGCGTGAGACAGGACGTGAAGACgggcgcgaggacgagcgcgaaAGAGGACGTGGCGGTGGCTGCTCAGGCGACGCGTTGTCGGTCGCCCACAATGGACCCATGCGTTTCTTCACTGGCGCAGGCAACTCTGCCTCCGGCGGTGGGAACGTGAACAGCGGCGTAGCGGATGCGCGTGGTAGCGGAGGCCCGGGTGCGTCTCCTTCAGCGACAGGCGTGGCGGTCGGTGCCTTGGCTCCTCCCAGTGTGCCGCGGGGCGCCTTGCCTCCGGTCGACTTGCGTGCCATCATACCATGATGCTTTACGGTGCGTGAGGGAGATCTTTCACGCAGGCGGACGCGGTGTGGCGTGATCTGAGCCTGCGACGGAGGCTGGCCCAGGACGTTTAAAGGCTCAAAGTTACCCcactcgccgagcttggggcccagcgagctcggcgccttGTTGGCCTTTGGCCGCTGGCCTTCGGGCCGGCCTTCGACAACAAGCTTCTCGAAGTTACCCCATGACCCCAGGTGCGTGCCCTCATGGAAGCCGTCCGTgcggcgcttcttcttccgctgggagggaggaaggttggcCTTCCGCTTGGTCGTCTTGGTCTCATCATCCGAGTCAATGACAACAATCTGACGAGACGGTCCTGCCTCGGCATTGTCGGAGAAGTAGTCGCGCAGAGGTCGCTGTGTCGCGACAGGCGATGTAACTTCGCCCCGCTTGCCTTTGCCCTTATAATTCGAACCGTTCTCGCGGTTGGACACGGACGAGCCATTCATGCGCTGGGACGAACTGGGCGTCGCGATAACTGGAGGTTGGGCTAATGCACTTGGGCCTGGTGTAAGCAGTCGCTTGAGTGGCTACACACCAGCGGCACCGCGCTTCTCGCGTTCGCGCAGCTTATTGAGTTGTGCGTTGAGGTCACTCTCGTCCGGGTCGGAATCAGGCTGGCGTACCAGACCTTGCGCCCGTACGCGGCTGCGCCGCGGTGTTCTGAGCTGTTGGTGCTGCGACGAGTGTTGTGGTTgcttgtcgtcgctgtcaTCATCAAAGACGAAAGGGTCTTCTTGGGCTATGCATTAGCGTTATGTGTGTTGGTGGAGGTACGCATCGCCGATTGTGGTGGCGTCATGCATCACAACGGCGCGGTATTCACGATGACGGTTTGTTCGGCGTGGGTTGGAGCGGAttggtggagggaaggttgagtGCCTCAGTGGACTGTGCACAGTGGTAATACCCCAAACACCTATTTACACCAAAGTGACGCTCTGGGCCCAAATATACACTCCCAGAGGCTCAAAGTAGTTATATAGCCTCCAGATGGTCCGGGGACTCACTTCCGAgactttgacgaggccCAGCCATGCTGGAAAACAAGTTGTGGGAAATGGGTGTGGAGAATGGTATAGCAAGGTGCTGGGAGGACACTCATCTGCATCTGCATCAGCTTCACCTAAAGGTAGGGGCTTATATAGGGTGCCTGAGTGTCAATATAAAAGGATTCCAGAGTTCCAGAATGCAACAACAAATATCAGACCCCAGACTCTCCACTAACAGCCATCCAGTCATCCAAGCACCAACCTTTTGCAACCATGGTCCGCAAACCGCAGAAGGGCCCGGCCCTAATCAACCGTGaccacctcgagcgcgcgcatTTCGCTCTCCAGGCCAGCGTGTTTCTTCAGGAGCTCGCTGCTTCCGCTTCTTCCGACTCCCTTCCCGCTCCGGACACGAAAGGGAAAGGGACAGGCCGCGAGACAGTGGCGGACTTtgcccgcctcgcgcagAACAACATGCGGTCTTTCCGCCGGTGGACGGTGCACAACCTTGTCAAGCTGTGAGTGATACTGCAGCTACTCACTTCAACTGGTTGAATTGCAGCTGTATCATTCCACTAGTTGAATCCCAGTTACCGCTTCGATGTCGAGCtggctgaccccagcgaCCCCTCCGTCAAGCATGCGCTGTGCGCTTGCAAcaccgtcctcgtccccgGCCTCACCGCGAGTGTCCGCGTACGCCCAAGCGCGGCACACGGGAACATTGTCCACACGACATGCGGATGTGGGCGCAGAGTCGGGGTGCCTGCGGCGCCATGTGGACCTAGCACAGACGGGGCACAGGCAAGAGAAGGCGGAGGGTCACTTGATGGGCCGGTACGAGGTGCTCGTCGggcgcgcctcgctcgcAAGGTTCCATTCCACCGGAGAGAACGGGTtggtgtcgacgacgacgtggagGAGCCGACGAAGAAGAAAAAGGCCAAGGTGGCGGGACCTCTACGAGAGGGACACGTACTCTGGGCCGGAGGGGATCGGGTGAGCGGGTGGGGAGTGACGTCCGATGAGCCCCAAACCGCACcactcgaggaggcggacaGTTCACAGCCCGAGGCCCTGGCACAAGCGAAGCCCGCACCCCAACCGAAGCAACCACCCCAACCGAAGCAACCCAAACAGAAGAAGCAGAAGCAACAACCACAACAGCAGAAGCAGGCAGACCGAGGCCAGAAAAAGAAGGAGGAAAAGGAGAAGCAGGAGAAAGCCCTCACACCCGaagagctcgaggagctcgcgaACAACGGCTAGTCTATGCATACATTGTCAATGCTATGGGCGGTCATCCACCGCGTCCTgccagctcgagctgctAATGTTGCTGGGCTCTACAAGTGGCGAAGTAGCCCTGGGTGACCCAGTGCTGCTACGCGCAGGTGACTTGCCCTCGatggcctcctccttgtcagcctcgtcggcgtcaaagaacgccgccttctccgGATCGCCCGCATGCTCGTGATGCCCCGACCCCGAGCCGCTCGCCTCCGGTTCGTgttcgtcgtcgtcctccaggAAACGTTCGTGGTATCGGAGCGCAGTTGTCTCGTCCGCTTCATCGTCGCTCGGCCCGTCCCCGAACGCATCGTACAGTTCTTTGCTCTCCTCTGCGCGACGCTTCCGGCGACCAacgaggttgagcggcACGTCGTCCGTGACGGGAGCGTATGCACCACGGCTGCCGTCGGCAAGGCCCAGGGCAGCCGCACGCTTGCGACTACGGTACAGGAAGTAACCGCCACCGGCGAGAGCTGCAAGGAGAACGATGAGgaacgcgccgccgagccaTGCCGAGTGCTtgcgcagcgcgtcgaTGCCGTCGAAGACGCCCACGGAAGCTGCGCCAGCAGACTCTGGATCCACGTCCCCCCCGCTAGTGGGAGCGGGGTTGGGTTTAGCAGTAGGACCTGCCTCGCCGTGGTCgccggggaggagggcagtCGGCTTGGGCTTCTGCGGGATGCTGTTGCCAGGCGCGTAATCGGCCGAGCCAgtcatctcctcgtccatctcacCAAACTCGGCCGGCATCCACTTCgtcgccttggccgcgtcgaTGGATGAACCCCACAGCTGCAGGCTCCACTGATTGAATCGCCCGGTGAAATCGGTTGAGCCTTGGTCGCGCACGTTGATCGTCCAGTTACCCACGGGGTCCTCGCCCCAGTGCTTGAGGCTCATAAACTTCCACCCCGCAAAGCccccctcgtcctcgtcgcggtTGCGCGTCAATGCTAGCGTCGACGTGTGTCCTCCAGGTGAGGTAAtcccgacctcgacgtgTCCGCGTCGCTGGTGCTCGATCCACACGCGCACCGTAACGTGCTCGAGCTTTTCAAAGTTCTCGTTATCGAGCATTTCGCGGGTCACCTCGAATGAGGAGTAGACGCCCTCGTGTGTGAGGAAGCTGCCGTGGTGCGGCTCGGGGATGTCAACCCCAGGTTCGGGGATTCCCTCCGGCTCCGTCTCGCTCACTTCGCCGCGGATCACGTTCGAGTCGCCGTTCGGGGGGTCGGCTGACGGGAGTGTCGGGCGCAAGGGCGCCTCAGTATACGGCACGTTGATGACGGGTGAGTCGAGCCACGCCTGCGGTTTGACGAGCTCCCAGGTCCGCGCGGCTTCGACGAACAGTCCCGCGTCCAGCTTGCCGTACCCATACTTGTACGAGTAGTTGCGCCCTGCCGCGGTGACCTCCcagtcctcgtcgtccgcgtTGAGCATGACGGCGTTCTCGATTGCGAGATGTTGCACGTCGCGCCACGTGAGGTCAGGTCGCACCtggagggcgagcgcgaacacgccagccgccagcggcgcggcggcactTGTGCCACCATGGCTGTGCGCACACTTGCCGTGCACATCGGTGGTGTGGATGAACTCGCTGCTTCCAGAAGAGGGTGCGACGATCATCATCGCCGAGCACATCTCTGAGTAATACGGGTGGTTGCCGAGGTGGTCGTACGCACCGACAGTGACGCTGAAGATGCTGTTAGTGTAACCGTCAAAGTTGCACTGGTCGCCTTTATGGGCGCCGTTGCCAGCCGCGAACACAAAGATCGAGCCCTTGCCTCCGCGGCCCTTGTTGACGCCGTTCACGATAGCCTTGAGAATCACATTGTTCGGCGCCTCCATGCTCTTGCCATCGTCAGGTGGTCCCCACGAGCAAGAGAAGATTTCGTTTTCCTGGTACTTGTAgttgagggcggcggcttCGTCTGCGTCCGTGATTGGGTCACTCAGAATGCGCAGGCCGGCAATCTTGGCCTTGTacgcgacgccgacaccaCATGCGTCGTTCGCACCCGCTGCGATCTCGCCACTACACCGCGTACCGTGCTGGTCGTCGGCCAGGCGGGGGCGTGGGTCGTCGTCCTGGTTGTTAAAGTTCCACGACCCCTCGGCATTGTAGTTCTCCTTCAGGTCCGGGTGTTCATAATCGATtccgtcgtcgacgacagcgaccttgacgccctcgccggtcacgcccgccgcccagaGTTTAGTGACGTTGAGTTCCCAGCGCGAGTCGCGCTTGTTCGCAAAGTGCCACTGCATGTGGAGCTCGGGATCCTTGAGTCCCAGTTCGTTCTGTAAGAACAAGAGTTCGGTGTTGTCGAGCGTGATACCCTGCGCGTCGTCCTGCCGCTCATTCCAGCGCTTAAAGCTGTGCTGCGACCGCGACTGGTATTTTGGGGGCACGCGCTTGAcccgctgccgctgctcgaggcgggCCACGTCGCGGATACCTGTAgaggagcgacgacgatctGATGACAATTGCCCCcagcgcgcgaggacgggatCGCTTTCGCCGACTGCTGAACGTGCGCTCACCCCATGCGCCCGCCGCACAACCCAGTAGCCTGCCAGCTCGCCTAGTGGCTCGACGATCTCGGCACCGAGCACCGCAGCAGACGacgcggcctcctcgggcgTGGCGGCATCGGGAAGCTGGAGGGTGTAGTAGGCGTGTGTGTCGTAGTTCTTGGGGACGGGGCCGGATGCGAGCGCCGATAAGGAGAGTAGGAGCGGCACAAAGGCCGAGAGAAGAAGCATGGTGCGCCCACCGTCCGATCCGATCAAGCTGAGAGGGGTATAAACGATGACTGGTCAAGTTGGAGAGGGTTTACAGAGGAGATAAATGGGAAAAGTGTGATGTACAAGATCCAATGTGTACGTGGACTGTTGTACTTTGGAAGTGGCTGTGAGAGTTCCAGGGCCAGCCAAGTATGAGATCGCCACCCGGATGAGACGGGACCAGACCTTAGTGCATCCATCCCTTTTTCTCTCCCCCTGTATCTTCTACCATTTCTGCCGCACCAAGCGATGGTCATGTAAAGTGCATGTGCGAGTTAGAATTACCTAACTGCCCACTCTCGGTTGCATCCCGTTGATGGGTAAACGCCAGTTCGAAGTTGAAGAAGTGGGTGGCGGCAAAGCCAAAGTGCTGAACGCGTAGCGTGTGCCACGCCACTGCCGGGTCGCCGCGGGGCTGGAATCAGGGTATCACGGGTCTCGCCGCAGTGGAATCTcgctgctgttgctgcaAACGTTCAGGCCACCTGAATTGTAGCTGTGCATGCATACGCAGTACCACTCTGCATGCGCGTGCGTCTCCAGTGTCTCTCTTAAACGTCTCCTATGTCATGCACAGGTACCGAATCCTTTGTCGCTACATTGCACAGTTTATGCACGGATTAGATTTGGCCCCCAGCAGATGAATGGGGTTGAAAGGGGAAGAGGTGCCACACAAGCTAATGCCGCAATCACCGAAGGATCAGTCAGTCGCCACCTAGAATGTTCAAGTGGAGCATCATCACAATCTCGAGTCACTTACAACAAACGTCATGGCTGCCCTTGCTCGGTGAGTACCACAGCTTGTAACCCCAGCGtcgctgacgccagtgcTCTCCCGCGCCCTGTACATGcgagcgtcgaggaggaggaggcgccgGTGCTCAAGACGCTCCCCAAGGCTAACATTCCTGTGTacggcaagcgcaagggATGGAAGCCGAGCAGCGAGGCCGACtttggcggtggcggcgcgtaCCCGGAGGTGAGTAGCTTGTGAACGCCGGCCTAGCTAACCCCAGTGCCATGTCGCGCAGTACCCGCTCGAGATGGGCCGCAAGAAGACGGCACCCGGGTCGACAGTCGCCCTGCAGGTCGACGCAGACGGGACTGTGCGGTACGACGCGATTGCGCAGCAGGGCCGCGGATCTGGACAGCGCGTGCAGTCGAGCTTCAAAGGTGAGCTTTCATATGATGTAAGGAAGCTGACGTCAGACCTTGTTCCCTATGCTAACCGCACCGATGTGTCTGAGGACGACCGGGCCATGCTCCGTCCCGACGAGGAATCGGTGAACGACACGACTGAGAGGACACGGCTGGCACTCGAGAAGATCACGCACGGCAAGATCAAGGCGGCGCAGCCCAAGCATGTGCCAAAGGCCAACGGCGACGCGACGTACATCCGCTACACCCCAGCTAACCAAGGCGCAGACAAGAGCAAACAGCGCATTATCAAGATGACTGAGGTGCAGGAGGACCCGCTGGAGCCGGCGCGCTTCAAGCACAAGAAGATCCCGCGAGGGCCAggctcgccaccaccgcccgTGATGCACTCGCCACCGCGCGCAATTACCAAGCAGGACCAGGCGGACTGGGACATCCCACCGTGCATCTCCAACTGGAAGAACAACAAGGGTTTCACGGTCCCGTTAGACAAGCGCCTGGCAGCCGACGGACGCGGGTTGCAGGACGTCGGGATCAACGACAACTTTGCCAAGTTTGCTGAGTCGCTGTTCGTGGCCGACCGTCATGCACGAGAGGAGgtgcgcgctcgagcgcagaTGCAGCAGCTCCTTGCGCAGAAGGAGAAAAcgcagaaggaggacaaTCTGCGCCTCCTGGCCCagaaggcgcgcgaggaacGGAGTGGGGGTGCTACTGGGTCTGGGGCACCGCGCGAGATCGCGGCACCGTCCCTGGgcgtcgggctcggcgggtacgcgagctcggacgacgagtctGGGAgtggcagcgacgaggagtcTGATGATGAGGCGGCGGttcgcgagcgcgaggctgTGCGTGAGGAGAAGCGCcgggagcgcgagaaggagctACGCATGTCCAATATGGGCAACGAGCAGCGGGCCAAGATTCTCGCACGTGAGCAGAACCGCGACATCTCGGAGAAGATTGCTCTGGGCCTCGCCAAGCCCTCCGCGTCCAAGGAGACGCTGCTCGACTCGCGTCTGTTCAACCGCGAGTCTTTGGCAACTGGCTTTGGGGCGGACGACTCCAACAACCTGTACGACAAGCCGTTGTTTGCGGGTTCGACAGCGGCTGCGGCGATCTACCGGCCGCGCGGGAACGCGGGCAACGACGAAAgcttcggcggcggcacagAGGAAGGCATCCGTGCCGAGTTGGAGAAGGACAGGTTCGCGCTTGGCAAGGCGACACGCGGCTTTGACGGTGCGGACAGCAGCGAGGTCCGCGATGGGCCTGTCCAGttcgagaaggagatcaGCCTGGACGGCACGGCTGACCCGTTCGGTGTCGAGCAGTTCCTTGACGCAGCTAAGCGTGGAGGCAAGCGTGCAGCAGCTGACGACGACCGGTGAGTGATGAGCGTGTATGCCACAACTGAATCtccgctgacaccagtgacgacgcgcgcaagcgccATCGCGAAGATTAGTGATGGGAATGTGGCGAGTGACGAGATCTGCTGCCGGGGTGGTGCAGGAAcatgtcggcggcgcgtcgcgcgttCCTGCGATCCTGCGCGCCCTCGGACGCGGCGTGACTTTCTCCACGTGTTCGAGAGCTTGTCTTCCCGCCGTATGCCGTGACGTCTTGATCTCTGTGGTCAATTCGGTGATCAGGTGACCTTGTTTCGCCTCTTTTCCTCGCTTGTCTCTCCGCAAACGTCAGCACGTTACATCGATGGCGTAAGTTTGATATTCTGGCCCCAGTAGCATAGTTGCATGTATTTGTATACGATAACTATACGACTGTAAACTCTAGCCTTGTATGCTTGTAACAACGAGCTCCGAGGGGCAAGGCACGGTCGCGGTCAGTCTGAAAGCCTCCCTTATCGGCTCAGGTCCGCGTTCCCCCGAGGTACAAACGATGCCAGATACAGCCGTCATGTTCTTAAGCGGGGTggggggagtggggagtggggagtggGGTGTGGGGTGTGGTGTGAGCAAACTCACAAGGGAGTGCTTCAGTATCAGAGAGGAGAGAATGTATCCGATGGAACTGACATGGCATCGACTCGGGCTCAACCCCATCTCTTCCCCGCCCCCAACATCTTGATTCCCCGCCTACCCGTTGCAGCTATGCACTATCGATCGTTTGCGTTTTCTTTTGCGTTGCGCTTGTGCTAGCATCTGAACCCTCGCGCACACTCTCGCAATATTCTCGTCACTCTTTGAGCTAGCGCTTGAAGAACAATGGCAGTTCAATAGTTTCAGGCACGGCAGATCAGCGGATGGGATCAGCGTTCAGGATCAGGATCGTTGGATCAGGCAAAGGTGTgagggccgaggcgcgaggGCCGAGGGGCGATGGTGCGCGGCTTGGATttgggctggggctggggctaTTCAAATGATCAACTAAGATGCGGTGCATGTGATTTCTCCCCGCACCCGAGGCCAGTTGAGATGCCTCCCGCATGTTCGCTTGGTACCTGCCGAGCTGCCCGAGTACTCGGAGAGCGCCCTTGTTGGCGTTTGTTAACTCGCCGAGCCGACTTCCGCACAGACACGAGACAGGGGGCCGCAGGTGGGAACGGCAAGCGCGGCAGGGGAGGCGGCACGGGCCCACGTTTCGTGTGCCTCGCTGCTCTGCTCTGTTAACAGCATCCAGCATGGTTATACTGATGGCTATGGACTTTCCGAATCCAACCCACTTACCCGGTGGTAGAGTGGGGGGGGCGAGAGGGAGAAGCAGCTGACGCTACGCTACAGCGCTCAGAGTGCAGAGCACGTACGTCCAGTCGCGCAGTCGCACGCTACCAGGGACGAAGCCAGGCACGATAGTTGTAGCCAATGAGTTGTTTGAACTGCAATGTAACTGCATGGGTCTACATGTCATGCATGGGACGAGAATGTAGAAAGCGTCCCGGTTACCGTTAGTCGTCACAATGTGCCGATATGTGCGTGTCCTGTCAAAACGATAACATACCCTTTGTCCGTGCACTCAGGCACCACAACGTCGAGTTTGAGGCTCTCTCTTTACTCTCTCATGCTCAGAGCTCTCAGTCGCATTCTTACCCAATGGAATTAACACCTACGCAACCATGGTGCTCCACAAGCTCAAGGTGGGGCGTGCACAATTCACAAGGGAGAGCCGATAAGCAGAACCGTGCCTGCACGTCTCGGCCTTCATCGTCGTCTCCCTCTTTGCTTTGCATACTCTCTCACCTCCCATACCTCCCCCCGCCACCAACCCACGCCATCACGGCAGACGTCGTCCGTCCACTGGATGCGTCTACAACTGGTATTTGCGGTGCGGTGCGTTGCGTTGCTTTTCGTTGCGTTACTGGGTCAAACTCGTCGCGCGGTGGCGGGGTGGTGAGGCTGGCTTGGGTCTGGCCAGGCCTCGGGTTCCTTGAGAACCCTGCGGCCAAGGGTCGGCATCTTGAAGGCTCAGGCTGACCTACTGTGTTGAACGAGTTTGACGAGTTTCAGTCTATAATACATGCGTTGGAGAACGGGATTGGATTATGTAACTGGCGTTACAGTACGAGTATTACGAGTTTGTTGTGCTTGCGTGATGGGTAGAGACGTGGCGAGCAAGAGCTACCAAAGGTTATTCGGCAGAGCAAGGTGCCAATGTTGATGTGGGAAGTGAGGATAACGAGTTGAGAGGGATGAAACAGGGCAGAGAACTCCTTCCAGTTCAAAGGGGTTCAAGAAaagagggaagggggggggagagaggCAAGGGGCCGACCGACTGTGTGTGTTATCCCAATTCAGGCACATTCAGCCATATCAGCAT
Coding sequences within it:
- the KEX2 gene encoding uncharacterized protein (Proprotein convertase P-domain), whose amino-acid sequence is MLLLSAFVPLLLSLSALASGPVPKNYDTHAYYTLQLPDAATPEEAASSAAVLGAEIVEPLGELAGYWVVRRAHGVSARSAVGESDPVLARWGQLSSDRRRSSTGIRDVARLEQRQRVKRVPPKYQSRSQHSFKRWNERQDDAQGITLDNTELLFLQNELGLKDPELHMQWHFANKRDSRWELNVTKLWAAGVTGEGVKVAVVDDGIDYEHPDLKENYNAEGSWNFNNQDDDPRPRLADDQHGTRCSGEIAAGANDACGVGVAYKAKIAGLRILSDPITDADEAAALNYKYQENEIFSCSWGPPDDGKSMEAPNNVILKAIVNGVNKGRGGKGSIFVFAAGNGAHKGDQCNFDGYTNSIFSVTVGAYDHLGNHPYYSEMCSAMMIVAPSSGSSEFIHTTDVHGKCAHSHGGTSAAAPLAAGVFALALQVRPDLTWRDVQHLAIENAVMLNADDEDWEVTAAGRNYSYKYGYGKLDAGLFVEAARTWELVKPQAWLDSPVINVPYTEAPLRPTLPSADPPNGDSNVIRGEVSETEPEGIPEPGVDIPEPHHGSFLTHEGVYSSFEVTREMLDNENFEKLEHVTVRVWIEHQRRGHVEVGITSPGGHTSTLALTRNRDEDEGGFAGWKFMSLKHWGEDPVGNWTINVRDQGSTDFTGRFNQWSLQLWGSSIDAAKATKWMPAEFGEMDEEMTGSADYAPGNSIPQKPKPTALLPGDHGEAGPTAKPNPAPTSGGDVDPESAGAASVGVFDGIDALRKHSAWLGGAFLIVLLAALAGGGYFLYRSRKRAAALGLADGSRGAYAPVTDDVPLNLVGRRKRRAEESKELYDAFGDGPSDDEADETTALRYHERFLEDDDEHEPEASGSGSGHHEHAGDPEKAAFFDADEADKEEAIEGKSPARSSTGSPRATSPLVEPSNISSSSWQDAVDDRP
- the PRP45 gene encoding uncharacterized protein (SKIP/SNW domain), yielding MAALARALPRPVHASVEEEEAPVLKTLPKANIPVYGKRKGWKPSSEADFGGGGAYPECHVAQYPLEMGRKKTAPGSTVALQVDADGTVRYDAIAQQGRGSGQRVQSSFKDLVPYANRTDVSEDDRAMLRPDEESVNDTTERTRLALEKITHGKIKAAQPKHVPKANGDATYIRYTPANQGADKSKQRIIKMTEVQEDPLEPARFKHKKIPRGPGSPPPPVMHSPPRAITKQDQADWDIPPCISNWKNNKGFTVPLDKRLAADGRGLQDVGINDNFAKFAESLFVADRHAREEVRARAQMQQLLAQKEKTQKEDNLRLLAQKAREERSGGATGSGAPREIAAPSLGVGLGGYASSDDESGSGSDEESDDEAAVREREAVREEKRREREKELRMSNMGNEQRAKILAREQNRDISEKIALGLAKPSASKETLLDSRLFNRESLATGFGADDSNNLYDKPLFAGSTAAAAIYRPRGNAGNDESFGGGTEEGIRAELEKDRFALGKATRGFDGADSSEVRDGPVQFEKEISLDGTADPFGVEQFLDAAKRGGKRAAADDDRDDARKRHRED
- a CDS encoding uncharacterized protein (Pre-SET motif), whose product is MAGPRQSLGTQEDPFVFDDDSDDKQPQHSSQHQQLRTPRRSRVRAQGLVRQPDSDPDESDLNAQLNKLREREKRGAAGPSALAQPPVIATPSSSQRMNGSSVSNRENGSNYKGKGKRGEVTSPVATQRPLRDYFSDNAEAGPSRQIVVIDSDDETKTTKRKANLPPSQRKKKRRTDGFHEGTHLGSWGNFEKLVVEGRPEGQRPKANKAPSSLGPKLGEWGNFEPLNVLGQPPSQAQITPHRVRLRERSPSRTVKHHGMMARKSTGGKAPRGTLGGAKAPTATPVAEGDAPGPPLPRASATPLFTFPPPEAELPAPVKKRMGPLWATDNASPEQPPPRPLSRSSSRPSSRPVSRPASQPLATPEASPSMSQPLASAPEPKSASSPPQPALSTVVTRTSPFPSLSGAAVSPSAEAMVLDDAPRDSVGMADIDDDEDLIPPLPEGSLTPAPHSAIDDGPSFEIDEDVISVFDDAEIEEIVAPGDATGPAEEPTSTAVAERATEDLENSPRARAPSTAPTTTTDNSRLAKMHDSHTEASPIDDAVLTPPSHGLAAPMEITDEEVEVLEVPARISRREWERLIDSAQRLSDGDGLFKRKESVTARELAPAGMAVKVNRHLDMHIIDQYHKLISKGSFLNPAIHREVFEMYMSMFTAVDEPNAPAIKVVNHIDGVPPNFEFQYSNQMLYSTEVPEPELGQGCGCEGPCDPLSTTCLCVKRQQLYFYNLEGYHGFQYNEDGTVKNHECPIWECGPNCGCPPECMNRVIQRGRSKDTVVEIFKTRQKGWGVRAKSFIKRGTFIGIYSGEFVTEAETEVRGRVYEKVGRTYLFDLDGYHISHPPDGLEDIDPRAYELAMTVKDRAQKWKAKELMELGTISDPSEAVGIDDNDCDFSYSAYSVDAFHLGFTRYINHSCNPNLVTSQAYVTDAHPERPLLVIFARFDIRPGEEMCISYKGTPDESEIVMETPRRGRRDKNKTSVQAYVNPRAVGRPNGGQCKCGMRNCDGNMFPS